The Cellvibrio polysaccharolyticus genomic interval CCGTTGATTTTCTTCGTGGCAGTAGCTTTCTGGAATATGTTGGGTGCCGGTGTCATGGGCTTTATGATCAACCCGCCTATCGCGCTCTATTACATTCAAGGCCTTAACACTACCCCAATGCACGCTCACGCCGCGCTGTTTGGTGTGTACGGATTCCTTGCGCTTGGCTTCACGCTGATGGTACTGCGCTACATTCGTCCGCAACTGGTATTTAATGAGCGGTTAATGAAAACGGGCTTCTGGTGGTTGAACATTGGTTTGGCACTGATGCTGTTCACCAGCTTGTTGCCGGTCGGTATTATCCAGTTCCACGCCAGTGTTACCGAAGGTATGTGGTACGCCCGTAGTGAAGAATTTATGCAACAGGATATTCTGCAAACCCTGCGCTGGATTCGTACTTTTGGTGATGTGGTGTTTATTGTGGGCGCGCTGGCGGTAAGCTGGCAGGTGGTATCGGGTGTTTTCTTCCACCGCAGCGGCGGCAACACCGCTGCAGTATTTGACCCGACACAAAAACAACATGCAAAAGAAGAAGGCAGCTGCTGTGGTAGCTGTGGTGGCGGAAAATAGCCTGACAATTAACCAACACACCCACCGAACATGCCTTCCGGGATGTTCGGCCCCGGTGTAACGGTGATGTAAAGCCGGAGCAGCTGCAAAATTATTCAAGGTAGCTGCTCCTTTTCAAAACCCTGCTATCCATAAAACAAGGTTACGCATACAGAAACTTTCGAATAAAACAGCACGCCTGATTTACCTGCTTTCACAACAACACCGCCCGTCGACCCTCTCCTGCTGTAAAAAATCTCCGCCAAACTACCTATTTGTAGGTATTTCTCTATGCTTCCAATTTTCCGGAGCCTACCGGAAGAGAAGTAGTTTTACGCTATTTTATGTGCCACTTTCAGCTGCCCTGCTTACCTCCCTGGCGCAATTTCAACTTTTCCCCATTCTGATATTTTGATCATGCAACCAGACGTTTTAGCCAGTACAAAAACCGTACAAAACGGGAGAAGAAAATGCCTTTACTTCGACGGGTATTCAATCAATGCAACAGAAGTGTCGTCTTGTTGGCGATGGTATTACCAGCCGCGCACAGTTTGGCTGACGATGTCACTGCGGGCAAAGCGGTTTATCAAAAAAATTGTCAGGCATGCCATCAACCCACCGGCGCAGGCATCAAGGGAGCGTTTCCACCACTGGCAGACAACCCGAACATTAAAGATAACCCCGAACATATTGCCAACAGTATTTTGAAAGGACAGTCCGGCCACATCACCGTTAACGGCGATAGTTACAACGGCATGATGCCGCCGCTCGCTCACCTTTCTGATGAAAACATCGCCGATGTGGTGGCCTTTATTCTGGCCGAATGGAACGAGAGCAAAACCACATTAAGTGCAGCAGATATCAAAGCGTTACGTTAATTTATTATTGGTCATAAAAGGAAAGAACTATGAAAACCCAATCACGTCGTTTATGTAAATTGGCCATGGTGTCACTGTTGCTGGGCAGTATGGTGATTCCCGTGGCAAACGCACAAAAGCTTAAACACGAAGGTGAATTTATTGTTGACGGCATGGTGTTCGGCTTACCCAAAGCAAAAGTTTTCACTGAAGATTACAGCGGCCCACCGGTAGTAGGTGAATACCTGAGTGCCCTGCCGCACTTGCAAAAGCTCGACTACAAAGGCAACAAGGAACACCATGTGCGCATGGATGTTATTTCTCAAAAAGTAGAAATTGCACCGGGCGTAAGTTACACCGCGTGGACTTTTGGTGGCTCGGTTCCAGGCCCTACTCTGCATGTGCGTGAAGGCGACCGCGTGGTTTTCACCATGAAAAACCGCTCTGATGAAGCGGTAGTGGTAACTGATCCGGTAAAAGGCGGCTCTCCGTATTTCGAGCAATTGCAAGCTAACCCTTACCAGAAAAATGTACCGGCAATTACTCCGATGCCGCACTCCATGGACTTCCACAGCGGCACTGTAGCGGCGGATGATAAATGGCGTTCTATCGCACCAGGTGAAACCATCGAGTTTGAATGGGTTGCCAACTATCCCGGTGTTTACATGTACCACTGCGGCACTGCCAGCGTACTGATGCACAGTGCGATGGGGCAATACGGTGCGGTGGTTGTATCACCGAAGAAAGGTTTTTCTACCGATAAAAAAGTGGATCATGAATTCGTGGTAGTGCAATCAGAATTCTATCTGGAAAAAATAGGCACCGAATATGTGTATGACCATACTGCCGCCATGGCGCGTGATGCCAGCCATGTAGCTTTCAACGGCCATGTGAGTGCGCTGAGCAAAACTCCGTTGCGTGCCAATGCCGGTGACCGTGTGCGTTTGTATGTTCTCAATGTTGGCCCGAGCGGTACTTCAAGCTTCCACGTTATCGGCGCAATTTTTGATCGCGTGTGGTACGAAGCCAGCCCGGAAAACGAATGGCGCGGTATGCAAACTGTTTTGCTGGGAGCCAGTAACGCTGCGGTTATTGAGTTCATTGTACCGGAAGAAGGCTTGTACAAACTGGTAGACCACGAGTTTGCCGATGCAGAGCGTGGTGCTGCCGGTGCGCTGATTGCAGGCCCTCGTGTAAAACGTTAATCGCTACTGTTAAGTAAAAACCTAAGAAGTAAGTAAGCAGTCAGAAAAAGGAACCTCCGCCATGAAAAAACTTGCAAGCCTTGCCGTACTCTTGTGTGCAGCCTCGGCATGGTCTGAGCCGGTAGTGATTGACGGAGGTGCCTTTCAGTCACCGCTGGTGCTGGATGACGAAGTCGTCAGCTTGCCCGTTGCCTCTTTTAAACTGGATGCTGTTCAGGTAAGCAATCGCGATTTTCAAAAATTTGTAGAAAAAAATCCGCAATGGCAACGGGGCAATGTTCCCGGCATTTTCAGTGACCACAATTACCTGCGTCATTGGCAGTCACCCTTACAAGCCGGTGAAGACATAAACGATCTGCCAGTTACCCGCGTCTCCTGGTACGCCGCCCGCGCCTATTGCGAATCGCAAGGCGGTCGTTTACCAAGTAAAGATGAATGGGAATATGTATCGCAACAAATTCGCCAGCTGGATGGCATCAGCGACAAGGAATATGCTCGCCATGTTTTTTCCTGGTACAGCAACCCGAATAGCGAAAATTTAAAAGCGGTTGGCTCCGGCACTGCCAGCGCCAACGGCATCCACGACTTGCATGGTCTGGTCAGTGAGTGGGTTGAAGATTTTCAACTGCTAATGACCAACGGCGACGATGCCGATTTACTGACCAGTTCCTGTGGTGATACTGCGCGCTTTATGGCCAACTACGACACCGCCAGCTACGCGACTTTTTTCCGTTATCAATCACGCAGCAACTATCAACCACACACAACGACCAGCACGCTCGGCTTTCGCTGTGCCTGGTCTCTTTAAAGTTGACTACCCCTGTTAATTACCGAGGTTTTATCCATGTTAAATAAACCGGAAAAAAATCGGATGCATTCCGTCAGTTCTATTCTCTTCTCACTGGCGCTGGGGAGCTGCATATCGCTGACCGCCAGCGCTGATGATCATGATGCACACAACCATGATCAGCACAAAGCCGAAGTACATCATCACGACCACAAACACACCAGCCTTGCTGCTGGCGAAGTGAACCACCACGACTCGCTCTATCATTTTTCTGCCAACTGGACTGATCAAAACAACAGCAAATTAACCCTGAACGATTTCAAAGGGCAGCCGGTTATTATCAGTATGATTTACGGCAACTGCCGCACTGCCTGCCCGGTGCTGGTGAATGATGCACGGCAAATTATTAAAAAGCTCAACCCGCAACAGCAGCAAACCGTAAAAGTGGTTTTTGTCAGTTTTGATGCGAAACACGATACCCCGGAAGTGCTGGCAGACTACGCAGAGCAAATGGATCTCGCGCAACCCAACTGGCATTTTCTGAACGGCTCCGCCTCAGACATTCGTACTCTGGCCACCTTGCTGGGCATTCGTTACCGCGAAAAAAGCGATGGCAACTTTGATCACAGCAACATCCTCACCTTGCTGGATAAGGAAGGCCGCATCGCCCACCGCGTGGAAGGCCTGCAACAGCCAGCCGAACCCATGATCAAAAAAATCTCCGCTCTTCTGCCTTAAATTGCATCTCTTACGGGAGGTTTTGAGAAAGTCTCAAGCCGCACAATGTAAGTTTGGCGTAAGGATATTTGTTCCAAAACGTTGCAAGCCAGGGATGGCTTGCTTGAGCTACAGGGATGATTCATTCGCCACATCCGTGTGGCTCACCCTGCGGGCAGCTACGCTGTGCAAATTGGCTATCCTGCCAATTTGTCATGCGTTTTTGGAACAAAAATCCTTATGACAAACGGACAAATGGCACCCGCCATACAAGCCCACCAAAAAAAATATCAACAGCTACGCCCTTTGTTACTCTCTTCCACTTGCGACACAACCAAAGCCCGCTTAAGCTCGTGCCTCCGGTTTGTAACCGGTTAACAACAATCACGAATTATAAGGTCGGGCAATGAAAACATCCGCTACGCTTCTCTTTTGCTGCATTGCACTCGCCAGTTGCGGTCAATCCGGTTCAGATACCACGGCATCATCCGCTGCGATAGTCGCCTCCAGCGCTGCTGCAGAAACTTCCTCTGTGCAAGCCACCAACGATGCTGCATTCACCGGCGCAAACAGCCGTTTAATCGGCCGTTTCGACACCGCCGAAACGGGCAAAGCACAATTCACCTGGCCAGGCTCTGCCATTGAATTCACCTTTGAAGGCAGCAACGCCAGCATTAATCTGCAAAGCGCAGAACGGGTTCGTTTTGAAGTTAACGTTGACGGCGAAAAGAAAACCTTATGGGTTGACGCCAACGAAACCCGTTATCCGCTGGCCACCGACCTCGCTCCGGGCAAACACACGATTCGCCTGACCCGCGTTTCAGAATCGTCTGCCGGTGTCACCGCGCTGACCAGCGACCCGCAAACCGACGGCCAACTGTTGGCAGCGCCGCAAGCGCCGGATCGTCAACTACTGGTGATTGGCGATTCCATCACCGCCGGTTACGGGGTTGAAGGCGATAGTGCCGAATGCAAATACTCCCTCGACACCAGTACGCAACAACTCACCTACGCCGCATTGGCCGCACAAAAACTGGACGCCGATTTGCAAGCGATTGCCTGGTCCGGCATTGGTGCCTGGCGCTCTTATGGTGAAGAAACACCGACCAGTCCGACTATCCTCACCCGCTACCAGCGCACCCTGGCCACCGATGAAAACAGCCGTTGGGATGTTACGCAGTACCAACCGGATGCCATCATTATCAATATCGGCACCAACGATTTCTGGCAGGGTTCTGTAACCGAAGAATATCGTCATGGCATGAGCCAACTGATCACCCAGGTGCAAACAGATTATGCCGGTAAGCCGGTTTACGTCATGGTCAGCCCGATGCTGTCCGGCGATGCACGCAGCTCGCAAACTGAAATTTTGTCATCGCTGACCAATGACAATATTCACTTGCTGGATGCCGGAAAAATTGAAGCGGAAGATGGCCTGGGTTGCGACTACCATCCCAACCTGACAACGCAACAACGGCTTGCTGATGCAGTGGGTGAACGTCTTGCCAAAGATTTGGGTTGGCAGTAAGAAGTTAAAATCTCACCATGCACAATGCGAGTTTGGCGTCAGGATGTTTGTTCCAAAACGTTGCAAGCCAGGGACGCCCGCCATGGATGGCGGAAGTTAGAGCAACGCAGGAGCAGTTGCCGTTGGCTTGCTCGAGCCACAGGGATGTGTTTATGCGTTTTTGGAACAAACATCCTGATGACAAACGGACGGAATGATTAAACAGCGCCGAAAAAATTGAGCGCTTTTCAACAGCTCAATCCTCATCCAACGCTTTGAATTGTTCATCCAGATAATCAATCAACGCGCGTACCGCAGGCAGCAGTCCGCGCCGCGATGGAAATACCAGGTGAATAATTTCCCGGCGCGGTGCCCAAGCGGGGATAACTTTTACCAGCTGTTTTTCACTCAACTGCGAAAGCATCATCATCGCCGGCAGCTGCACCACCCCCACGCCAGCCACCGCGGCATTACGCAATGCCATCATGCCTCGCGTCACCAGACGCGGACGGTGCACTACCGTTACTTCTTCACCATCCGGCCCGAACAAATGCCAGCGGTGTTGCTCTTGCGGTAGCCCCAAAGCGAGACTCGGCAATGCCGACAAATCTACCGGATGACGCACCGGATCAAACTGTGCCAGCAACGTCGGGCTGGCAACCAGGCACTGACCGCGATCACCCAGTATTTTCAGCACCAGATCACTGTTTTCCAGCGGTGGTGGGCGCACTCTTATCGCCACGTCCACGCCTTCTTCAATAACATCCACCCGGCGGTTGGTTTCTTCCAGGTGCACCTTCACTTGCGGAAAGGCCACCATAAAATTCGCCAGCATTTCTCCTACTCTGGTATCCAGCAAGGCAACCGGACAGGTTACTCGCACGACACCGCAAGGCTCGGAACGGGTGGCCGCAATGGCGTCTTCGGCGGCATCGGCTTCAATCAGCATCGCCCGGCAAGAGGTGTAATAAATTTGCCCGGCTTCCGTCACGGAGAAATGACGGGTAGAACGCTGAATCAAACGGGTATCCAGGCGCGCTTCCAATTCGGCAATACGCCG includes:
- a CDS encoding formylglycine-generating enzyme family protein, with the protein product MKKLASLAVLLCAASAWSEPVVIDGGAFQSPLVLDDEVVSLPVASFKLDAVQVSNRDFQKFVEKNPQWQRGNVPGIFSDHNYLRHWQSPLQAGEDINDLPVTRVSWYAARAYCESQGGRLPSKDEWEYVSQQIRQLDGISDKEYARHVFSWYSNPNSENLKAVGSGTASANGIHDLHGLVSEWVEDFQLLMTNGDDADLLTSSCGDTARFMANYDTASYATFFRYQSRSNYQPHTTTSTLGFRCAWSL
- a CDS encoding SGNH/GDSL hydrolase family protein; translated protein: MKTSATLLFCCIALASCGQSGSDTTASSAAIVASSAAAETSSVQATNDAAFTGANSRLIGRFDTAETGKAQFTWPGSAIEFTFEGSNASINLQSAERVRFEVNVDGEKKTLWVDANETRYPLATDLAPGKHTIRLTRVSESSAGVTALTSDPQTDGQLLAAPQAPDRQLLVIGDSITAGYGVEGDSAECKYSLDTSTQQLTYAALAAQKLDADLQAIAWSGIGAWRSYGEETPTSPTILTRYQRTLATDENSRWDVTQYQPDAIIINIGTNDFWQGSVTEEYRHGMSQLITQVQTDYAGKPVYVMVSPMLSGDARSSQTEILSSLTNDNIHLLDAGKIEAEDGLGCDYHPNLTTQQRLADAVGERLAKDLGWQ
- a CDS encoding LysR family transcriptional regulator, producing MYDLNDLFYFAQVVEHGGFAPAGRALGIPKSRISRRIAELEARLDTRLIQRSTRHFSVTEAGQIYYTSCRAMLIEADAAEDAIAATRSEPCGVVRVTCPVALLDTRVGEMLANFMVAFPQVKVHLEETNRRVDVIEEGVDVAIRVRPPPLENSDLVLKILGDRGQCLVASPTLLAQFDPVRHPVDLSALPSLALGLPQEQHRWHLFGPDGEEVTVVHRPRLVTRGMMALRNAAVAGVGVVQLPAMMMLSQLSEKQLVKVIPAWAPRREIIHLVFPSRRGLLPAVRALIDYLDEQFKALDED
- a CDS encoding SCO family protein, translating into MLNKPEKNRMHSVSSILFSLALGSCISLTASADDHDAHNHDQHKAEVHHHDHKHTSLAAGEVNHHDSLYHFSANWTDQNNSKLTLNDFKGQPVIISMIYGNCRTACPVLVNDARQIIKKLNPQQQQTVKVVFVSFDAKHDTPEVLADYAEQMDLAQPNWHFLNGSASDIRTLATLLGIRYREKSDGNFDHSNILTLLDKEGRIAHRVEGLQQPAEPMIKKISALLP
- a CDS encoding multicopper oxidase domain-containing protein; the encoded protein is MKTQSRRLCKLAMVSLLLGSMVIPVANAQKLKHEGEFIVDGMVFGLPKAKVFTEDYSGPPVVGEYLSALPHLQKLDYKGNKEHHVRMDVISQKVEIAPGVSYTAWTFGGSVPGPTLHVREGDRVVFTMKNRSDEAVVVTDPVKGGSPYFEQLQANPYQKNVPAITPMPHSMDFHSGTVAADDKWRSIAPGETIEFEWVANYPGVYMYHCGTASVLMHSAMGQYGAVVVSPKKGFSTDKKVDHEFVVVQSEFYLEKIGTEYVYDHTAAMARDASHVAFNGHVSALSKTPLRANAGDRVRLYVLNVGPSGTSSFHVIGAIFDRVWYEASPENEWRGMQTVLLGASNAAVIEFIVPEEGLYKLVDHEFADAERGAAGALIAGPRVKR
- a CDS encoding c-type cytochrome, encoding MPLLRRVFNQCNRSVVLLAMVLPAAHSLADDVTAGKAVYQKNCQACHQPTGAGIKGAFPPLADNPNIKDNPEHIANSILKGQSGHITVNGDSYNGMMPPLAHLSDENIADVVAFILAEWNESKTTLSAADIKALR